The nucleotide sequence TCGGCAGGGTGCTGGTAAATCAGAATTACCGAGGTGGAGGACATGCCAAAGAACTATTACAGCGTTCCATTGATTATATCCTGAAGGAATGGGATGAAGAAGAAATAAAAATTCAAGGCCAAGAGTACTTGCGACATTTTTATAGTTCGTTTGGGTTTGAAGAAATCTCGGATGTGTATTTGGAAGATGGTATTCCCCATGTTGATATGATCCTGAACCAGAAAAGGTAAAAGACCAATTACCGTCATTTCCATAATCTAAATCTGTTGAGGAAGTTATTTGCGGTTATACTAATATTGCCCCATTAAGACAAATTGTCAGGAGGCGATAAAAAGTGATTAGCCGTGATGAGGTCGATCAGTGTAGGACTATGCTCATGGAGCGTCGAAGTGAGCTTAAAAGCGAATTAGAGGATCACTTCGGAACAGAATTTGAATTAATCAAAGAGTCGATGAGTGAGTTATCGAACTACGATAACCATCCAGGTGATCATGGTACAGAGCTCTATGAACGAGAGAAGGACATTGCCTTAAATGATCATCATGAAAAAGAGTGGCGTGATGTTAATTATGCTCTTGAGGCAATCGAAAACGGATCGTATGGGAAGTGTGAGGAGTGCGGGAAAGATATCCCTGTTGAAAGACTGTATGCATTGCCAACAGCAACTCGTTGTATCCAACACACTCAAGAGCCGTATATCTCTTCCTCTCGTCCGGTAGAAGAGGATGTCATCCATCCGAGCATTACGGAAATGGAATCCTCCGTCGATGAAGAAGAATCGACGGCATTTGATCCTGAAGATGCTTGGCAACGAGTAAGTGCATGGGGTACTTCCGAAACTCCATCCGATTTCTATAATACGGATAAAAACTACAATGATATGTTCTTCCATTCCGGAGAAATGATTGGAAGTGCTGAAGAGATTGAAGGATTTATCATTACGGATATGGATGGGAATTATGACGGGGTAAACCTAGACCATGAAATGTATGAAGACTATTTAGACCAAAACGAGGTCAATAGTATATTGTATAGCTAACAAAGAGGGCGGCATCTGTCGCCCTCTTTGTCCTGTGTTTTGTAAATGGTATTTTATAAAGCTTTTGGGTCTTTTAAAACAAATAATAATGTGAAACCTTATATTTTCATGTTCGTATATATGCTATATGAAAGAGGAGGATGTTCCAATGACAGAACATAAAGGCTGTATTAAATGTGGGAGTAAAGATGCGGGTAAAAAGGAAGTATCGATGAGTGGTACAGGGCTATCCAAGATGTTTGATGTACAACATAACCAATTTGTCGTAGTCTTTTGTAAGCAATGTGGCTATTCTGAGTTTTATAACAAACAAAGCTCAGCAGGAAGTAACATTTTAGATTTGTTTTTTGGATGATAAAGAGAAAGGATTGGGCCAGATGGCACCAATCCTTTTTCATCTATAATGAATACCCTCTGGGAAAAAAGGGGGGGAGTCCCCAGAGGATAGGTTCACTTAATTATTGTTGTTGACTTTGTTCTTGATTTTGCGCTGCTAATGTTAACGAAGTTGTTTGTTGCTGTCCATCGCGGTAATAGGTGATATCGATTTTATCTCCTATTTCGGTATTTTCGTATAGATACTGCTTCAAGACGAGCATATTCGTGATTGCTTTATCATTAATTTTTGTAATCACGTCATATTTTTGCAAGGATGCTTGATCTGCTGGTGAATTTACTTGAACATCTGCAACGACTACGCCATCTGTCACATCATTGCTTAAGTTCAAGGTTTGTTGTTTATGTCTTTCTGGTACAGTATTCAGTGCAATAGCACTTATACCCATGAACGGTCGTTCAACATGTCCGTTATCCTCTAGCTGTTGGATGATTGGTTTTGCTGTATCCATTGGGATGGCAAACCCTATTCCTTCAACAGCTTCTTGAGCGATTTTCATCGAGTTAATACCGATTACTTCACCGTTTGCGTTAATTAACGCACCACCACTATTACCAGGGTTGATAGCGGCATCTGTTTGGATGACCTCTGTTGTCCAGTCAGGCTGTCCGTCAGTGTTTAAGTCCATTTCAACGGAACGATTCAAACCACTTATGATTCCTTTTGTAACGGAACCAGCAAATTCAGTTCCAAGTGGGTTCCCAATAGCGATGGCGGTTTGCCCTACTTGTAAATTCTCCGAAGATCCTAACTTCGCTACTTGTTCTACTTTGCTGCCATCTATACGTAATACGGCTAAGTCGCTTAGTTGATCTCCGCCTAGTAATTCAGCTTCCACTTTATCTCCGTTGGCAAGTACGACTTCTAGTTCATTTGCACCTTCCACAACGTGATAGTTGGTTACCACATAGGCTTTACCGTCTTCTTCTTTGTAAATAACTCCGGATCCTGTTCCGGTAGCCTGTGATTCACTCCACAAACTAGCTTCTTGAATGTTGGAAACACCTACAACAGCTTCAGAGTTTTGCTCAATGGCTTGTTGCAGGGATTCTGGTTCTTCCTCTGCAGCTAATGTTTGAACGACGTCACTGGAAGCGGATGTCTCTTCGTCTACTTCACTAGACTGTTCCGTTGGAGTGGTTTCGTTCTCATCATCTAAAGGTATAACACCTGTAGTGATTAAACCTGTACCGACTAGTGCCACAACTAAACCGCCGACTACACTGCTTAGTAACATTTTGAAGGTGCCAGCAGATTTTTGAGTCTGTTTTTCTTCTGTCTCAGACTTAGAGGTTTCCACTTGTACAGGTGAAGCAGAGGACGTCTCTTCGGGTCTTTCCTCCTCGTGGTTTGTTGTATCTTCACTATAAGAATGTAAATTTGGGTTCTCGTGATTTTCATGATCTTTATAATCCATTATGAAATCACACCTTTCTTCAAATTTTACGAGTTATAAAACTAAATTCCTGTTAAAAACCTTTGACAGGGTCAGCCAGGTCCAGCTCCACGGGCTAGATACTCTCGTCATAAGCAGTTATCCTACAGTTGCAAATTCCGTCACTTTCGGAGCCCTGCTAGATTTATTGAGTTTTTGTTTATCTCGTTGTACATTTCTTATTGTACGGAGCAGTTATGGCAATACTTTGGTACAAATGTGTAAAAAGTGTGTAAAACGAAAAGATGGATTCACATTTAAGAAAGATGTGCGAAAATATAAGCAATTAATAGGGGGCGTAAAAAAATGATTCAAGCGAAGGTTGCTATTGTAGAAGATGATGCAAATATTCAAAACATCGTCCAAGCATACTTACAAAAGGATGGGTATGAAACCGTAGTAATGGATAATGCGGAAGATGCCTGGGACTATTGGAATAGTGGTAAAAGTGCGGATATGTGGATACTAGACATTATGCTTCCAGGAATGGATGGTTATGAATTATGTAAAAAGATTCGAGATACGAGTGACGTTCCGATCATTATCATTTCGGCTAAAGATGAAGAAATTGATAAGATTTTAGGCTTAGAGTTAGGTGGAGATGATTATTTAACGAAGCCTTTTAGTCCTCGCGAATTAGTGGCTCGAGTAAAGCGCCTTTTTAAACGGGTGACGGTACAACGGGAGCCACAGGTGGAAAAAGAAGAGCTTCAGATCGGTGAATTAATCGTAAAACTAGATGATCGTCGAATTGTCTGGGCGGGAGCAGAAGTAGAAGTGACAGCGAAGGAGTTTGATATGCTCTCCATCTTTGTACGAAATCAAAATCGTGCATTCTCTCGAGAGGAGCTCCTTAAAAAAGTGTGGGGGGAAGACTATTTCGGAAGTGATCGGGCGGTGGATGATTTAATTAAAAGACTTCGAAAAAAACTGGACGGGCTTCCTATTGAAACCGTGTGGGGCTATGGCTATCGAATGAGGAGTGCGAGTGAGGATGAATCATGAAACTACAATATCAATTAAATGCAGCCTTTACGACGTTGCTAATTGTCATTATGTCTGTAACGGCATATACCATTTACTCCCTTCTTTTAAATTTGCTAATTCAAGATGAACAGAGGCAGCTTCGGGCAAAAGGGGAGCTACTCGTCAGCATTTTGAATGACGAATACAATTCTGTAAATGTGCAACGATTTTTAAATGAGCAGGATTTGCAATTATTTATATATGACAGTAATTCCGACCAAATTTTGTTGTCCACCCTACCGTCAAATGTGACAAAGCACTGGGTGGAAAACTATGACCTAAGTTCAGATGAACAACCGCTATGGCGTGCGGGTGATGAGCGATATGTCGTATCTAAAATTGCTTTCTATACCGAAATACCAGGTGCAGAGCTTGTCCTAGTGACGCCATTAGATGACCTTCAAGCCGTACAGCATACCTTCATTTTTCGATTGTTAGTAGTTTTTCTGATTGGAGTATCTGCAGCCATTGCGTTGAGCTACTTATTGACGAGACGTCTTGTTACACCACTCACGAGATTGAAGCACCAAATTAAAAAGATACAAAATCGCCAGTTTGATGATCTAAAGGAAATTGACGCGAGTGGAGAAATAAAAGAGGTAGAACAAAGTGTAATGGAAATGGCTCGTGAATTGGAGCGATATATCTCTTCTCAAAAGCAATTTTTCCAAAATGCTAGCCATGAGTTAAAAACACCATTAATGACTATCCAAGGCTATGCGGAAGGGATTAGAGATGGAGTTTTTACTGAATCCGATGCGGAACGCGGTTTAGATGTTGTCGTGCAAGAAATTAGTCGCTTAAAAAAGATAATTAATGAAATGATTCTACTCGCGAAGTTGGATAGTGAAGAGAATATATATGAAAAAGAACTGATAAAAGTAGAAGAATTAATCACACTAATAGTAGAACGTGCTCTACCCTTGGCTAATGAACGCTCTATTTCCTTGGACTATGATACGAAGCTGGATACCTTATTAGAAGCGGATAAAGAAAAGCTGCTGCAAGCATCGATGAACATCGTTTCGAATGCAGTACGACATGCGGAATCGAAGGTAGAGGTAAGAAGCTATGAGAAAAATGAGCGTGTGTACCTCACGGTAGCTGATGATGGCCCTGGAGTTAATGAAGACTTAATTCCACACCTCTTTCATCGCTTCGTAAAAGGAAAAGGTGGAGAAACAGGGCTCGGACTTGCGATTGCCAGAGCAATTATCGAACGCTCAGGTGGGGCGATTGCAGTAGAAACCTCTCATCTCGGTGGAGCGCTTTTCATCGTCTCTTTTCCCAAAAAGGAAAATGAGAAATAAGGGCAAGATTTGACAATTATATATACATTTATAAAAGTGTGCTATAATGGGCTAGTTGTAAAATCGGAAATGAGCATGTCAATTCAATACCTAGAGGAGAGTAAGGAAATATGCAATTAAGAGAAGATATTCGCAACATCGCGATCATCGCCCACGTAGACCACGGGAAAACGACGCTAGTGGACCAATTACTTCGTTATTCTGGTACGTTTCGGGAAAACGAACAAGTGGACGAAAGAGCGATGGACTCCAATGATTTGGAGAGAGAACGTGGCATAACGATTCTAGCTAAAAATACGGCTATTCAATATAACGATACAAGAATCAACATCCTAGATACACCAGGTCACGCTGACTTTGGTGGAGAAGTAGAACGTATTATGAAAATGGTAGATGGAGTATTGCTTGTCGTGGACGCGTACGAAGGGTGTATGCCGCAAACGCGTTTCGTGCTAAAGAAAGCATTAGAACAAAAGCTTACACCGGTTGTTGTCGTGAACAAAATAGACCGACCAAGTGCTCGTCCTGAATATGTCATTGATGAAGTGTTAGATTTATTCATCGAGCTAGGAGCAGATGAGGACCAATTAGAATTCCCGGTTGTCTATGCATCCGCGTTAAACGGTACGTCTGGAGAAGAGCCAGAGGACCAACAAGAAACGATGGATCCAATCTTTTCAACTATCTTAGACAATATCCCGGCACCTGCAGATAATTCTGCTGAACCATTACAATTCCAAGTAACGATGTTGGACTACAACGACTATTTAGGTCGTGTTGGGATCGGACGTATTTTCCGTGGATCTATTAAAGTTGGTCAACAGGTTGCTTTAATGAAAAAGGATGGCTCGGTAAAATCCTTCCGTGTAACGAAATTGTTCGGTTTCATCGGATTAAAACGTATTGAGATTCAAGAGGCAAAAGCTGGTGACATCATTGCGTTATCCGGTATGGAGGATATTAACGTAGGAGAAACGGTATGTCCACAAGATCATCAAGAGGCACTACCAATCCCGAGAATTGATGAACCGACTTTACAAATGACTTTCCTTGTAAACAACAGTCCATTTGCTGGAAAAGAAGGAAAATATATTACGTCTCGTAAAATTGAAGAGCGTTTATTAACCCAATTAGAAACGGATGTAAGCTTACGTGTAGATCCTACAGACTCTCCAGATGCTTGGACAGTTTCTGGACGTGGAGAGCTTCACCTATCGATTTTAGTAGAAAACATGCGTCGTGAAGGCTATGAGCTTCAACTGTCTAAACCGCAAGTTATCATCAAGGAAATCGATGGGGTTCGCTGTGAACCAGTAGAGCGTGTACAAGTAGACGTTCCAGAGGAGTACACAGGTGGGGTGATGGAATCCCTTGGAGCAAGAAAGGGAGAAATGCTTGACATGGCCAACCACGGTAACGGGCAAGTAAGAATGGAATTCAAGATTCCTTCCCGTGGTTTAATTGGTTATACAACAGAATTCATGACGCAAACACGTGGTTTCGGTATTTTGAACCATACGTTTGATCAATACGAACCGGTTGTTTCCGGAAGAGTTGGTGGAAGACGCCAAGGTGTTCTCGTAGCGTTAGAACCAGGGAAAGCATCTACGTACGGTATTATGGGTCTAGAGGATCGTGGAACAATTTTTGTGGATCCAGGTACAGAAGTGTATGCAGGTATGATCGTCGGAGAACACAACCGCGATAACGACTTAACGGTTAATATTACAAAAGAAAAGCATTTAACAAACGTTCGATCTGCAACAAAAGATCAAACAGCTACCATTCGTAAAACAAGAACATTAACACTAGAAGAAGCAATTGAGTATTTGAACGATGACGAATACTGCGAAGTAACACCAGAATCCATTCGTCTTCGTAAAAAAATCTTAAACAAAAACGAACGTGAAAAAGCAGCGAAGAAAAAAACGGTTTAATCTTATGAGGCCAGTTCTACATCCAGTGTAGAGCTGGTTTTTTGTGTTGTGAATAGCTGAACGCCAAAATCAGGCACACGAGCGCCAATAAAAATTAACCTCCGAAAACTAAAGACTGCCTCCTTAATAAATCCATAAGAACAATTACAATTTTGGGTATAAAGACAAGACATTAGCACAAAGTATTTCTAAATACATAGGAAGGGAGGAAATGAATCATGAAACAAATAAAATGGAGTTTGATAGTCGCAGCTTTTACTTTAACGTTGTTTAGCTTCAGTTCTCTAGATATTAGTGCTGAGGACAGCGGTGACTCGAATCAAGAGGTAACGGAAAAGAAAGAGTTAACGAAAGATCAAATGGCTGAAATGAAGGTATTACACGATGATCTTGTTAAACAAAGAAAATTGATCATTGATAAATACGTCGAGTTCGGTGTAATCAGTGAAGACAAGGCGAAGAAAATGAAAGAGCATATAGACTTTTTTACTGAAAAACTAAAAGAGAACGGCTACATGATGGAGCATAAAAAGCACGGTCATGGCCATAAACATTTTGAGTAAAAAGAATAAGAAAAAGGAACTCAACCAATTCGGTTGAGTTTTTTTCTGAAAGGAGAGTCGTATTTTTACAAGGAGGAAGGAAGTGAGGTATAGTATAGTAAATTCAAGACCAGAGGGGTGATGGTGTGGTGCGATTTCTTGTTGTTGTAGGATTATTCATGTTGAGCGTTGGGTGTTCCGATCAGGAGGAACGTAATCGTGAGGAAGGTGCCAACAGTCCGGATAGGATGGAAACAGAAATCTCTTCGGTACAAACGATAGCATCACATTTAGAAGAGCCATGGGAAATTGTACAATTTGAGGAACGAATATACGTCAGTGAAAGAAATGGCTCTATTGTCGAAATAGAAAGCAATGAGTATCAAAGAAAACCGGTGGAACTAGACGAAGAATTAGCGGAAGAACCTGAAGCGGGTCTATTAGGCTTGGTCATACCAGAGGATTTTACCCAAACAAACCGAGCCATAGCCTATTACTCCTATGTTCAGGAGGGTGAAGTTTATCAAAGAGTAGTAGCTATTATAGAAAGGGAAGAAGTTTGGAAGGAAGACTATACGCTCATCGATCAAATTCCTGGTGGAACCTTTCATCAAGGGGGAAGAATCGAAATAGGGCCGGATGACAAACTATATGTAACAACGGGGGATGCAACAGAACCAGATCTGGCCCAGAACAAAGAAAGTTTAGCCGGAAAAATCTTGCGTGTGAATTTGGATGGATCCGTTCCGTCAGATAATCCTTTTCCAGGTTCTCTTATTTTTAGCCTTGGTCATCGAAATCCACAAGGGCTTGCTTGGACAGAAGGTGATCAGCTTTATGCTACTGAACACGGGAATCAAGCACATGATGAATTAAATCGCATTCAGGCGGGAGCTAATTACGGCTGGCCAGAAATAGAGGGAGATCAGGGTCAAAGCGGAATGCAAACACCTATTGTTCATTCCGGAGAAGAGACTTGGGCACCTTCTGGTTTAACTTATTACGATGACCATTTTTATTTTGCGGGGCTTCGGGGAGAGGCTATTCATCGTTACTCCCTTGATCAGGAGCAATTAGATGTAATCATTAGTGGTTATGGTAGAATCCGTGATGTACTTGCTACAGAGGCTGGGCTTTACTTCATAACAAATAATACGGACGGACGAGGAAACCCTACATCAGAGGATGATCAGTTAATGCTAAAAAGGTGGGAATAAGATGAGAAGATTTGTTAGACGGCTTAAATTTTTGTTTAATATTAGAAAATCAATCCCGTTTCTAAAAGACTTTTTTACGTCTAAAGAGGTTAGTAATGGCAAGAAATTAATCTCTGTTCTGTTGGTAGTGGGTTATATTTTCTTTCCATTCGATTTAATTCCGGACTTCTTTCTATGGTTCGGAATACTAGACGACGTAGCAGTAGCTGGCTTTGTTTTGCAAAAAATCGTTCAAATGGCTCCAAAGGACTTACAGGATAAATACGATATCCGATAGTTCCTATAAGCTGTTCATTTGGAGAAAAAGATTGTCCTATATATAATGATATAAGCAAATACTTATATGGGGGTTGCGTATGGAGAATCTAACCACTGTATCTCTTGATAAAACATCAACTGTTTTAAAACTGTTGGGAGACAAAACACGTTTAAAAATCATGGCGCTTTTGCACAATAGGGAATGCTGTGTATGTGAGCTGGTCGAGATCTTACATATGTCTCAGCCTGCTATTAGTCAGCATTTACGAAAATTAAAAGACGGGAAACTTATTGTAGAACACCGAAAGGGTCAATGGGTCTTTTATGAATGGAATACCAATTCAGAGCATTTTTCACTGCTTGAAAGCATTTTGGAATATATTCCGAATGTGAAGCATGAGCTTGAAGAATTAGACAATAAAGGTCTAAGAATTATTTGTAGGTAATTTTAGGGGGAACTTTTTTGGAACTACAAACCATACTGGCAATACTTATTTTTCTTCTTACTTTAACGCTTGTGATCTGGCAACCTAAGCAATTGGGAATTGGTTGGACTGCTTGTGGCGGGGCAATCCTAGCTTTACTAGTTGGAGTGGTGACATGGGAGGATGTCATTGCTGTAACAGGGATTGTTTGGAATGCAACGTTTGCATTTATCGCGATTATTATCATTTCTTTAATTCTTGATGAAATTGGCTTGTTTGAATGGGCTGCTCTCCATATGGCAAGAATTGCAAATGGAAATGGCGTAAAAATGTTTGTGCTTATTACGATCTTGGGTGCATTAGTAGCCGCGTTGTTTGCTAATGATGGGGCAGCACTTATATTAACACCCATCGTGTTAGCGATGGTACGAGCATTAAACTTTAAGGCAAGGTTAATCCTTCCTTTTGTCATTGCTAGTGGGTTTATCGCGGATACGACATCATTACCACTAGTTGTTAGTAACTTAGTGAACATTGTTTCAGCAGATGTGTTTGACATTGGATTTATTGAATATGCCTCGAGAATGATTATTCCGAATTTGTTTAGTCTTATCGCAAGCATTTTGGTGCTATTTTTCCTTTATAAAAAGGATATACCAAAGCATTATGATGTGAATGAACTGAAGGAGCCGAGGGTTGCAGTCAAAGATACCTTCCTATTTCGAATAGCATGGATCGTTCTTGGTTTGTTACTTGTTGGTTACTTCTTAAGCGAGTGGCTACAAGTACCTGTATCCGTAATAGCTGGCGTAGTCGCTATTGCATTTTTACTGTTAGCTCGTAAAAGTGAAGCGGTTCGGACCGAGAAAGTGTTAAAAGGGGCACCTTGGGCCATTGTGTTTTTCTCGATTGGGATGTACGTAGTCGTGTATGGATTACGTAATGCCGGTTTAATGGATGTTTTAGCTAATGTCATGGAAGGAATGGTTGAACAAGGGTTATTTGCTGCAACGATGGGCATGGGATTCCTAGCTGCTTTTCTATCATCCATTATGAACAATATGCCAACAGTGATGATTGATGCCCTTGCGATTCAACAAACAGGGGTAACAGGAGTAACAAAAGAAGCACTTATTTACGCGAATGTCATCGGCAGTGATCTAGGTCCGAAAATTACCCCGATTGGTTCGTTAGCGACCCTATTATGGCTTCACGTTTTAAAACAAAAGGACGTTACCATTACATGGGGATACTATTTCAAGGTAGGAATTCTTTTAACCATTCCAACGTTATTTATTACGTTGCTAGGTTTATATATCACCTTATTACTTTTTTAGGAGGAATTATGATGGAACAAAAACCGACTCTATATTTTTTGTGCACAGGAAATTCTTGTAGAAGTCAGATGGCAGAAGGTTTTGCTAAAAAGCATTTAGGCGAGGAATGGACTGTCAAAAGTGCAGGCTTAGAAGCACATGGGTTAAATCCAAATGCGGTGAAAGCTATGAAAGAAACGGGAATTGATATATCCAATCAAGAGTCTAGTGTCATTGATCCTGACATTTTAAATAATGCAGAATTAGTTGTAACGTTATGTGGGCATGCAAACGATCACTGTCCGGTAACACCTCCTCATGTGAAAAGGGAGCACTGGGGCTTCGAGGATCCAGCACAAGCGGTAGGAACGGAAGAGGAAAAGTGGACTGTGTTCCAAAATGTTCGTGATGCAATTGAGAAAAGAATTGTTGAATTTAAGGAAACTGGAAAATAAAACTAGCCCTCCTAAAAAGAGGACTAGTTCATGTCGTACTACTATAAATTAGGATTTTGTCTTCTTGCTTCTTTCACTTGAGATCTACGGTAGCCGCCGGCGATGTCTGCCTTCTTAAATTCTTTCGTGTAAAGAACTTCTTGTGTGTCGGATAAAGAAGCACCTTCCGTACGTGTTGGTTGATATTGAGATTTTTGTGCCATCGAAAATCACCCTTTCTATAGGATCGGTATATAATTATCATTCCCATCACAAACGGAATTAAACGAAGAATTTTCCAAGTGCGGATTGATATTTTATAGGGAATGGGTATAATAAAAGTACTTTATAATAGTGATGGTTGATGAGAAAGAGAGTAGTTCTTCTGGATATCCAAGCGAGTTAGGATTTGGTGGGAG is from Radiobacillus kanasensis and encodes:
- a CDS encoding YfhE family protein, producing the protein MAQKSQYQPTRTEGASLSDTQEVLYTKEFKKADIAGGYRRSQVKEARRQNPNL